A region of the Candidatus Melainabacteria bacterium genome:
TGTATCGAGCTCTTGTATCGAGCTCTTGTATCGAGCTCTTGTATCGAGCTTAGCTATAGAGCTAAGCTCGATTAGAAGCTCGAAGTAAGCCACATGTCGAATTTCGAAGTAAGCTAAGCGCGATTGGCTTCGCTGGCAATACTCTCCGCCAATAACCGGAGCAAGTGCTTGCTCCATGTCTCTACGTTTTCGTAATTCTTGCCGTAGTCGAACAAAACATTCTTTCCTTTAGACTTACTGGTGCACTTCAAGCTCCAGCGAGTAGCACTGATTGGATTAATCTCCACCTCCAGTTCCTCGCCGGCGGAGCGCCAGCTCGCGCCCGTGGCTGCGCGAGTAATCAGGTGTTCGGTATCATCTGAGACGTTGGTGATATATGGCACCACCAGCAGTGCCTGACGGCAAGCGGAAACGACTTGCTTGTTGGTGCCTTCCACTTCTACTTCGCGGGTCTGCTCAAGCTCCCAAACTTCCCTGTAAAGCCCTTTTCGCAAAAACAAGTGAGCGCTGAGATCCATCGGCAACAATATGCCGACGACTATGCTGGAAAAAAGCAAACCAACGATCAATCCAGCTTTGACTGCCAATTCGAAAGCATTGGGAGCGCCATTGAAGATAACGCAATAAATGAAAAAGAACAGTCCCGCGCCACCTCCAAAACCCAAGGTGCACACAACAACTGCTCGAACAATACGGGCGAAATAACGCTGCATTCTCTAAGCTTCAGTGGCGTCGGCATCGATTATCTGCGGTTCGCTCTCTTGCTTGATATACCATTTCAAAAAACGGAACAGCATATAAACAGGCGGTAGAACCACCATCAGACCAAAAATCTTCTCTATCTTACTGAACATGTTAGATGTCTCCATCGTCGGTCAGGTTGCAGGATTCCTCGTCATCATCGCCTAGTTTAACGCCTTCGGCGGCAATATCTTGAACATCGACAGACTCCAGCTCGAGTTCGTCCACATGAATGTCTACGGTCTTTTGCCCCACTTCCTGGGCGTCCATAGACTCAAGGAGCGCATCCACGTTCTCAGTCAGAGCCAACTCGGCTTCGGCGGCGGCTGCCGCTTTGCCCATGGCCAGAGCCACACGGGCGGCTGCCTTATCAGCAGCTGTTCTGCGCGGGTAGAGTCTGGTCCGGCAAGTGGTGCAGAAGCAGTAGCTGCCTTCGCTGAGATGACTGAAATCGCCAACTTTCAGCCCCACAGGCAGAAAAACGCGCATCGCCACCATACGACGCTCCAGCCCCTTGAGTTTGCGCTGAAACACCTTCACGTATTCGTGACGGCACGGTTTTTCGGGCTTCTCAATGTTCTCTTCCATCATCAAATTATTAAAACACGCCACATTACTATTATTGCTTAGCAACCGGAAACTCTTTCAAGAAATGTCCGCGCCAGAAAATAATGACAGCCAGCTGATGTTCAGGTTTGACAATGTTAGGACAGGAAAAATAGAGAGAGCGGGAGCCATCCTCTGGAAACGGCTGCGACTGCGGTGAAGCAACAGGCAAGCTGACAGTGCCGCATTGCCGGCGAGTCGTGTTATCGAAAAATACGGCAGTAAGAGCCAGATCGGCCACGGCATGCCCGGATATATTGCGAATTTTAATCTCACCCTCGGGAGTTAAGCTGCCCTTTGCCAACCAGATTCTTGAGGAACTGAGCGCTACAGGCGGAACACGAGGGTCATCAACCCGAACAGACTTATCCTGCTTGTCTGAAAGTTCGACTTTATCGTCCTTTGTCAACATGCCAAGTTGCTCGGCAACACGCTCAGCATGCCCTTTTACCGAAGCAGCTTCCTGAAACTTCTTCTGCTTCATAAGCAAATTGCTCCAGTCGACAAGAACGGCTTCCAGTTGTTTCAGCAACTCAGGCTTAGGACGAAGGTCACAAGCATCTTCAAAAGCTCGAACAGCGCCTGCATAATTTTCCAGCTTCAAATTGACAGCCGCCAGAAGTTGATAATTTTCGACGCTTTTCTCTTTGTCAGTCAAATCGAGAAGCGCTTCCTGAGCGCCCTGATAATCTTTGGTCTGACAGAGAAGGTCAATCAAGCGATGGCGCGCTTCCAGGTTGTTCGCATCAGCTGCTACCACACTCTTGTAATTTTCAATTGCTTTCTCCGGCTGTTCAATGCGAGAATAAATGGCAGCCAGAGCCATTCTTGCCACCGGCTCATCAGAAACAGCAAGGCTTTTGTTGAGCAATTCAATAGCGGACTGGTCATTTTTGGCTAGTTCTGCAGACGCTGCTAACTGCCGATAAGCCTCGCTCAATCGATGCGGAACCAGGCTCTTCTCAGGCTCTTGCAACTTGTTGGAATATTTTTGAGCCAACTCGAGATGAGCCACCGCCTGCTCAACTTGATTCTTACTTAAATCGAGATCTGCCCATTTAGCATACAAGCTGCCAAGCCCAGCGCTCAATTCCTCAGGCGGACAGGCAGAAGAAGCAGACTGGAAAAGTTTTTCGGCCTCGTCAAAGTCACCCTTGCTCTCGTAGTAGTTTGCATAAGACAAGACCACTGGAGACAACGTAGGTCCTTTTATATTCAACCTGAGCGCGGTATCGAGATAAGTGCGACCCTCCGCCAACCGATCCGTACTCAAATAGACCTGCGCCAGAAGCGGGTTGACTTCAGGATCTTCAGGATGCTCCTTGGCCAGCTGCTCGAGCATGGGCAGTGCCGCCGCCGCTTTGCCCTCACGAATGAGCGCTGCTGCGCGCGTGTAGGGAGTCTCTGCAGGGCGAGTCAGGTAGTAAACAGCAACGGCGGCCACACCAATGACAATTACCGCGATAAGAACACGCCAGATTTTTGATCCGCTTTTCGAGGCGGGCTGATGTTGCTCCACTCCAGGTTCGTTAAATCCAGTTTCTGTCATGCTTTCGGAGCCATCACGCCTTTGCAACAATTGCTCAGCAATGTAATATCTAGCATCTATCAAAGTTATAATAACTTGAATATGGTCGTCGATATCAATCTAACGCCCACAGCCTCGCATATTCTGATAGATCGCACTGAACATGCGACATCGGAACAGTCTCAGCTTGCCAAGCCTCTTCCTGCGCGGACCTGGGGCACGCCAAATGAGTGTGCAGCCGGAGCCATACTCGTTCATGGTCTTGGCGCTCACAGCGGTTGGTTCGAAGCTCTGGGGCGCCGACTGCGTATACGCCGGATATACTCGATTGCGTACGACCAGGTCGGCTTTGGAAAACGCAAAGACGAAGAGTTCGTCTCTTACACCCAGTGGCTGACAGACCTGGAAACGGCGTTCACTTATGCACGTGACACGATCGGTGACAAACCACTCTACATCATGGGCAACAGCATGGGAGCAGTCGTTTCCGTCCGAGCGTTGAGCGACCGCCTGGTGGACCCAGCCGGTCTGGTCATGTTTTCTCCAGGCTTCGACGGACATCCTGAAGTTTTTACTTTACCTTTTCGCATCAAAGCCCTCTGGCAAGCCTTTACAGCACCAGATAGCGAAGTCGTATTACCCTACTCACCAGAACTGGTGACGCGCGATCTGGGCGTTCGCAAGTGGATCTTAAGCGATCCGGAACGGCGTTTCACGGTACCAGCGCGCATGCTGCTCGAACTTTTAAAAATCACCAACGACTTGAGTAAACGCTCAAAGCAAATCGTCTGCCCGGTCATGATGTTTAGCGCGGGAATGGAAAGAATAGTCAATCCCCGGGCCAGCGAAAAACTTTTCAGCGGTCTGACGTGCGCTAAAGAGAAAGAGGTTTATCAGGATGCCTGGCACGATCTAATGTTTGACCCGATCATTGACGAAATGAGCGACCGTCTCTCGTCCTGGATTTCCCAGACATCGCTAACAGCAAAACCCGCATCAAAAGTGAAAGCAGATTTTCGCAAGAGCACCTAGCGATACCAGATTTGATACCAAGATGGACAAAGTCGGCCGCTTCGACAAACACGAGCGCAGTTGCTCGAATCCCTTCGGCAACCTTGCACGTAGCACATTGCAGCGCCGACAGAAATCACCAGATTCAAACCAGACTTCAGGTTAAGTAAACTTCACAAGCCCGGGAAAAACAATAGTCGCCCACTATTGTTGAAAAGCCCAACAGGGCAAGAATTGCGGGGAACGTCGAAAATATTCGACCTGATTCAAACCTCAGAGTTCTCTCACCATTGACAAGCCGGGAACTGGCTATAATAGTGCGACGTCGTAAGACGCGGAATGCTCTAACTGTCTGAAGTTCACGTAGCTTTCAATCAACTGAGGATGAATCGTGACGCAAGGTATTGCCACCAGGTTCTTCGAACGTGCTCAAAGAATGGGCGATCGGGTCGGAGTACGCTACAAAGAACAAAAGAGCCCATACAAAAGTTTGAGCTGGACTGATTATGCGACTCTTGTTAGAGACATGGCATTCGGTCTGGCAGCTCTCGGTGTAGATAGCGGCTCCAGTGTCGCTATCTTTTCAGCCAATTCTATTTACTGGGTGGCAGCCGACATTGCCACCATCTGTAATGGTGGTATTTCAGTCCCAATATATCCGACCAGCTCACAGTCAGACATTCAATACATTCTCGAAAATTCAGAAGCACAGATAGTGTTCGTGCAAAACGAAGAACTTTGCCGAAAAGTAGTTGCCACGAAGAAAGCAGCTATTAACAAGATAGTTTTACTCAACAAGCCCAAAAAGTCGCTTGCTGAGTTGACTCAAGAATTAGGTCTGCCAGCGGATCAGAGCATACTTGCAAGCGTCGAAGATATTCTCGAGCTTGGTAAAAAGCTGAAGAGCGAAAATCCAGATCTAATTGATGAGCGCTTAAGTCGCACGAAATTGTCCGATCTGGCCACCATTATCTACACGTCAGGCACGACCGGCACCCCGAAAGGGGCGGGGCTGACTCATGCCAACATCCTGTCTTTGATTGAAGCGGTTAAGCAAGTCTTGCCGGTCGACGAAAACACCGTCTACCTCAACTACCTGCCTCTTTCTCACGTTTTCGAGCGCGTCTGCG
Encoded here:
- a CDS encoding tetratricopeptide repeat protein is translated as MTETGFNEPGVEQHQPASKSGSKIWRVLIAVIVIGVAAVAVYYLTRPAETPYTRAAALIREGKAAAALPMLEQLAKEHPEDPEVNPLLAQVYLSTDRLAEGRTYLDTALRLNIKGPTLSPVVLSYANYYESKGDFDEAEKLFQSASSACPPEELSAGLGSLYAKWADLDLSKNQVEQAVAHLELAQKYSNKLQEPEKSLVPHRLSEAYRQLAASAELAKNDQSAIELLNKSLAVSDEPVARMALAAIYSRIEQPEKAIENYKSVVAADANNLEARHRLIDLLCQTKDYQGAQEALLDLTDKEKSVENYQLLAAVNLKLENYAGAVRAFEDACDLRPKPELLKQLEAVLVDWSNLLMKQKKFQEAASVKGHAERVAEQLGMLTKDDKVELSDKQDKSVRVDDPRVPPVALSSSRIWLAKGSLTPEGEIKIRNISGHAVADLALTAVFFDNTTRRQCGTVSLPVASPQSQPFPEDGSRSLYFSCPNIVKPEHQLAVIIFWRGHFLKEFPVAKQ
- a CDS encoding alpha/beta fold hydrolase, producing the protein MLLHSRFVKSSFCHAFGAITPLQQLLSNVISSIYQSYNNLNMVVDINLTPTASHILIDRTEHATSEQSQLAKPLPARTWGTPNECAAGAILVHGLGAHSGWFEALGRRLRIRRIYSIAYDQVGFGKRKDEEFVSYTQWLTDLETAFTYARDTIGDKPLYIMGNSMGAVVSVRALSDRLVDPAGLVMFSPGFDGHPEVFTLPFRIKALWQAFTAPDSEVVLPYSPELVTRDLGVRKWILSDPERRFTVPARMLLELLKITNDLSKRSKQIVCPVMMFSAGMERIVNPRASEKLFSGLTCAKEKEVYQDAWHDLMFDPIIDEMSDRLSSWISQTSLTAKPASKVKADFRKST